Proteins co-encoded in one Papaver somniferum cultivar HN1 chromosome 5, ASM357369v1, whole genome shotgun sequence genomic window:
- the LOC113277317 gene encoding uncharacterized protein LOC113277317 isoform X1: MGCGASVPSTNDQGSESNTPGMRPIRRRIEEFKRRTRVITMITPSSKQLLHDGEHTDIDEHSQINSPPHDCSKSTFSPMIKEETCQDMYTEEKSVESENKKHIVHDQEKKFAEDKNERSIMKQQHKEEDEDGEVDEDEELAPGSPSFRMYYIASIDDSMDSADGIDTHKEEDADVHHDEKTTNKSRRTQSIASCEGSITTLVKQEPKGKRFRRGLPNVGQAAVKNLLNVKSCYTPCMNPHAHDNPQMLNNVKVTAT, translated from the exons ATGGGTTGCGGCGCCTCTGTTCCAAGCACAAATGATCAAGGATCAGAGTCTAATACTCCCGGAATGCGACCAATACGTCGTAGAATCGAAGAGTTTAAACGCCGTACCCGTGTTATTACAATGATCACTCCTTCTAGCAAACAGCTTTTACATGATGGTGAACATACAGACATTGATGAGCACTCGCAAATTAATTCCCCGCCGCATGATTGTTCGAAAAGCACGTTTTCGCCAATGATCAAGGAAGAGACATGTCAAGATATGTATACGGAGGAAAAATCAGTGGAATCTGAAAACAAGAAACATATCGTCCATGATCAGGAGAAAAAGTTTGCGGAGGATAAAAATGAGAGGAGTATAATGAAACAACAGCATAAGGAAGAGGATGAAGATGGTGAAGTTGATGAAGACGAGGAACTCGCACCTGGGTCTCCCAGTTTTAGAATGTATTACATTGCCTCGATTGATGATTCAATGGATAGCGCAGATGGCATCGATACACACAAGGAAGAAG ATGCAGATGTACACCATGATGAAAAGACAACAAACAAGTCGCGAAGGACTCAGAGCATTGCATCTTGCGAG GGATCAATAACTACGTTAGTGAAACAAGAACCCAAAGGAAAGAGATTTAGGAGGGGATTACCAAATGTTGGTCAGGCTGCAGTAAAGAATCTTCTGAATGTCAAGTCATGTTACACTCCATGCATGAATCCGCATGCCCATGACAACCCCCAAATGTTGAATAACGTTAAAGTGACCGCAACATGA
- the LOC113277317 gene encoding uncharacterized protein LOC113277317 isoform X2, translated as MGCGASVPSTNDQGSESNTPGMRPIRRRIEEFKRRTRVITMITPSSKQLLHDGEHTDIDEHSQINSPPHDCSKSTFSPMIKEETCQDMYTEEKSVESENKKHIVHDQEKKFAEDKNERSIMKQQHKEEDEDGEVDEDEELAPGSPSFRMYYIASIDDSMDSADGIDTHKEEDVHHDEKTTNKSRRTQSIASCEGSITTLVKQEPKGKRFRRGLPNVGQAAVKNLLNVKSCYTPCMNPHAHDNPQMLNNVKVTAT; from the exons ATGGGTTGCGGCGCCTCTGTTCCAAGCACAAATGATCAAGGATCAGAGTCTAATACTCCCGGAATGCGACCAATACGTCGTAGAATCGAAGAGTTTAAACGCCGTACCCGTGTTATTACAATGATCACTCCTTCTAGCAAACAGCTTTTACATGATGGTGAACATACAGACATTGATGAGCACTCGCAAATTAATTCCCCGCCGCATGATTGTTCGAAAAGCACGTTTTCGCCAATGATCAAGGAAGAGACATGTCAAGATATGTATACGGAGGAAAAATCAGTGGAATCTGAAAACAAGAAACATATCGTCCATGATCAGGAGAAAAAGTTTGCGGAGGATAAAAATGAGAGGAGTATAATGAAACAACAGCATAAGGAAGAGGATGAAGATGGTGAAGTTGATGAAGACGAGGAACTCGCACCTGGGTCTCCCAGTTTTAGAATGTATTACATTGCCTCGATTGATGATTCAATGGATAGCGCAGATGGCATCGATACACACAAGGAAGAAG ATGTACACCATGATGAAAAGACAACAAACAAGTCGCGAAGGACTCAGAGCATTGCATCTTGCGAG GGATCAATAACTACGTTAGTGAAACAAGAACCCAAAGGAAAGAGATTTAGGAGGGGATTACCAAATGTTGGTCAGGCTGCAGTAAAGAATCTTCTGAATGTCAAGTCATGTTACACTCCATGCATGAATCCGCATGCCCATGACAACCCCCAAATGTTGAATAACGTTAAAGTGACCGCAACATGA